The following coding sequences lie in one Nakaseomyces glabratus chromosome K, complete sequence genomic window:
- the ARP7 gene encoding Arp7p (CAGL0K05335g~Ortholog(s) have DNA translocase activity), with protein sequence MTVDKKCVVISTGSHRTVAGFNNVDLPQCTIPSSYVRVLRDDDVSMDDGEEDESRYEYVFGLFDMMDEAAFDVNGKGGREVFTIVDDHGIPYNWKALERLYRYIYEKELKVDPSELPLVITLPSMTNRELETKIVENYMELAFEKLKVPVLQIVVEPLGIMLSTGKSSSLVIDVGATGCTVTPIIDGTILRNSIVKSRFAGDFLDFQTHKKLEELKKRVAKDDMETDGMEETPQSSLQVWLNANTSIHEFKTSMVSVFDKDLKEVEKYYEEQMRLYRQQQERMAEQQNSQTQQMNQYTIPMNNPNINNPLVQKQNYLLRVKDNKTGAMINRTVQVENKELYEIAEYLFQPKLASEDFSSKDGLGELIGKAIKKSGASVNSNTAGTQVSGSGNSSGGNSGPQTNGPLIPLNGYSSIGFGTSATGAGSDGSATNNITPEHVYSLLLTNVIITGGTSLIDGMEQRIIRELSIRFPQYKLSTFTNPDQLQRSLQAWNGAVSLSNLPKWGLTQWFTKEDFNNHKLKKDNNNVSQ encoded by the coding sequence ATGACCGTTGATAAGAAGTGTGTCGTTATTAGTACTGGGTCGCACCGCACCGTGGCCGGGTTTAACAATGTTGATCTTCCTCAGTGCACGATTCCATCTAGTTATGTGAGGGTGTTGCGTGATGACGATGTTAGCATGGATGATGGTGAAGAGGACGAATCGAGGTATGAGTATGTTTTCGGGTTGTTTGATATGATGGATGAGGCAGCGTTTGATGTGAACGGTAAAGGTGGACGCGAAGTGTTCACGATTGTGGATGACCACGGTATTCCGTACAATTGGAAGGCGCTGGAGAGACTGTACAGATATATATACGAGAAGGAGCTCAAGGTCGATCCTAGCGAGTTGCCCTTGGTTATAACGCTGCCATCGATGACTAACCGGGAGCTAGAGACTAAGATTGTCGAGAACTATATGGAACTCGCGTTTGAGAAATTAAAAGTGCCAGTATTGCAGATCGTTGTGGAGCCTCTGGGGATAATGCTGTCCACTGGTAAGAGTTCTTCCTTGGTGATTGATGTAGGTGCAACTGGTTGTACTGTAACTCCAATTATTGACGGTACCATCCTTAGAAATAGCATAGTCAAGTCTCGCTTTGCCGGAGACTTCCTGGATTTCCAAACACATAAGAAACTTGAAGAGTTAAAGAAGAGAGTAGCAAAGGATGACATGGAAACAGATGGCATGGAGGAAACCCCACAGAGCTCTTTACAAGTCTGGTTAAATGCCAATACATCTATCCACGAATTCAAGACCTCCATGGTGTCAGTATTTGACAAAGATCTTAAGGAAGTGGAGAAGTATTACGAGGAGCAGATGAGATTATACAGACAGCAACAAGAAAGAATGGCAGAGCAACAAAACTCTCAGACCCAGCAAATGAATCAATACACAATTCCAATGAACAACCCTAATATTAATAACCCACTCGTACAAAAGCAAAACTACCTACTACGTGTCAAGGATAACAAGACTGGAGCCATGATCAATCGTACTGTACAAGtagaaaacaaagaactTTATGAGATTGCAGAGTACTTGTTCCAGCCTAAGTTGGCATCAGAGGATTTCTCTAGCAAGGATGGTTTAGGTGAGTTAATCGGTAAGGCGATAAAGAAGAGCGGTGCCAGTGTCAATTCCAACACTGCTGGTACACAGGTCAGTGGCAGTGGCAACTCCAGCGGTGGGAACAGTGGTCCACAAACTAACGGGCCCTTGATTCCATTGAACGGATACAGTTCGATAGGGTTTGGTACATCGGCCACAGGCGCTGGGAGTGATGGATCTGCTACCAATAACATCACGCCCGAGCACGTTTACTCGCTGTTGCTAACCAATGTCATCATCACTGGTGGCACATCATTAATCGATGGTATGGAACAGAGAATAATAAGAGAGTTGTCTATACGATTCCCACAGTATAAGCTAAGCACATTTACGAACCCTGATCAGTTACAAAGATCGTTACAAGCATGGAATGGTGCTGTCTCCTTGAGCAACTTACCGAAATGGGGGTTGACACAGTGGTTCACTAAGGAGGACTTCAACAACCACAAACTAAAGAAAGATAACAACAATGTGTCCCAGTAG